A single genomic interval of Blastocatellia bacterium harbors:
- a CDS encoding DUF4097 family beta strand repeat-containing protein, which produces MTRRFFQLAIASAMLSLIFAASAAAQDFQKTYKLGSGGQIHIGNVSGDVTVTGYDGDTVIVKGFKEGADRDRLDFEDLSSEGRVEVRAHYPKRCDCEASIRFEVQVPRAVKYDFDRISSVSGNVKVSQVSGRVHATSVSGEVTVRGVSGSVTAKSVSGDVEVDINRLDGASEDMKFSSVSGNVNVRMPSEIDADVDMSSLSGGIHTDFPIEVTKERFGPRTSARGKLGNGSRRLQLSSVSGSLSLRRS; this is translated from the coding sequence ATGACCAGACGATTCTTCCAGCTTGCAATCGCTTCAGCGATGCTCAGCCTGATATTTGCCGCGAGTGCGGCGGCGCAAGATTTTCAAAAAACCTACAAGCTCGGCTCGGGCGGCCAGATTCATATCGGCAACGTTTCGGGCGACGTCACGGTGACCGGCTATGACGGCGACACAGTTATCGTCAAAGGCTTCAAGGAAGGCGCCGACCGCGACCGCCTCGATTTCGAAGACCTGAGCAGCGAAGGCCGCGTCGAAGTCCGCGCCCACTACCCGAAACGTTGCGACTGCGAAGCGAGCATCCGTTTCGAAGTGCAGGTGCCGCGCGCCGTCAAGTACGACTTTGACCGCATCTCGTCGGTGAGCGGCAATGTCAAAGTCAGCCAGGTGAGCGGGCGCGTTCACGCCACCTCGGTCAGCGGCGAAGTCACGGTTCGGGGCGTGAGCGGCTCGGTCACCGCCAAGTCGGTCAGCGGCGATGTCGAAGTCGACATCAATCGCCTCGATGGCGCCAGCGAGGACATGAAGTTTTCGTCCGTGAGCGGCAACGTCAATGTGCGGATGCCATCAGAGATTGACGCCGATGTGGATATGTCGAGCCTGAGCGGCGGCATCCACACAGACTTCCCCATCGAAGTGACCAAAGAGCGTTTCGGCCCGCGCACCAGCGCCCGCGGCAAGCTCGGCAATGGCTCGCGCCGACTGCAACTGTCGAGCGTTTCGGGCAGCCTGAGCCTACGCCGCAGCTAA
- a CDS encoding metal-dependent hydrolase, giving the protein MENFAHTLLGLSFAKAGLERATPLGTTALVVASNLPDIDVLPRSLLGGTSAYLEYHRGFTHSFVGLALLALIITLLLTWIDRRFRLRRDHRHRPMRPFRLFWLTYAGGLGHTFMDFTNNYGVRPLLPFSRRWFYGDVVFVIDPWIWLILGSAVFWLTTTSRGRALVWLLIGVVSSLIMALALQQGAQGMGALPGVVRLVWFAGLGVVVIGGLRGWGRQGERLARYSLLVLALYYGGMWMAHQSALKRAGDPPPTEEVRKLAAWPTPANPAIWQAAASGDEAAFVRAIHLRDHDGDWLKQPALDARFIEALRQSRDGQVFLDFARFYAAEVEESSEGYTITLRDLRFDLRLRAQLDHDLNVLTTETRWF; this is encoded by the coding sequence ATGGAGAACTTCGCCCACACTCTGCTCGGTCTATCATTCGCCAAGGCCGGGCTGGAGCGCGCCACGCCGCTTGGGACCACGGCGCTGGTCGTCGCGTCGAACCTGCCGGACATTGACGTGCTGCCGCGCAGCCTGCTTGGCGGCACCTCGGCTTACCTCGAATACCACCGCGGCTTCACTCACTCGTTTGTCGGCCTGGCGCTGCTGGCGTTGATCATCACCCTGCTGCTCACCTGGATAGACCGGCGCTTCCGTCTGCGGCGCGACCATCGCCACCGTCCCATGCGCCCGTTCAGGCTCTTCTGGCTCACGTATGCGGGCGGCCTCGGCCACACCTTCATGGATTTCACCAACAACTATGGCGTGCGCCCGCTGCTGCCGTTCAGCCGCCGCTGGTTCTATGGTGACGTCGTCTTTGTCATTGACCCTTGGATATGGCTGATTCTCGGCTCGGCGGTCTTCTGGCTGACGACGACCAGTCGAGGCCGCGCGCTCGTCTGGCTATTGATCGGCGTCGTGTCGTCGCTGATTATGGCGCTGGCGCTGCAACAGGGCGCACAGGGCATGGGGGCTTTGCCGGGAGTTGTGAGACTGGTCTGGTTCGCCGGTCTCGGCGTCGTCGTGATCGGGGGATTGAGGGGATGGGGGCGGCAGGGCGAGCGCCTGGCGCGTTATTCACTGCTCGTCCTGGCGCTTTATTATGGCGGCATGTGGATGGCGCATCAATCGGCGCTCAAACGCGCCGGCGACCCGCCGCCAACGGAAGAGGTGCGCAAGCTGGCCGCATGGCCGACGCCGGCAAACCCGGCAATCTGGCAAGCCGCCGCCAGCGGCGATGAAGCGGCCTTTGTGCGCGCCATTCATCTGCGCGATCACGATGGCGACTGGCTCAAACAGCCGGCGCTCGATGCCCGTTTCATCGAAGCGTTGCGGCAATCGCGCGACGGTCAGGTCTTTTTAGACTTCGCCCGCTTCTACGCGGCGGAGGTCGAAGAAAGTAGCGAAGGCTATACCATCACCCTGCGCGATTTGCGTTTTGATCTGCGGCTGCGCGCCCAGCTCGACCACGACCTGAATGTGCTGACCACGGAAACGCGCTGGTTCTGA